One Streptomyces sp. NBC_01237 genomic region harbors:
- a CDS encoding cell division protein FtsQ/DivIB, producing the protein MAGGTTAQRGAGKRADTPARPPHIGTERRRPSRRTLLILIAVAAALLTAGVVWVLYGSSWLRVERVSTTGVGVLTRAEVERAAAVPIGAPLISVDTGAMENRLRQKLSRIDRVDVVRSWPHGIGLKVTERKPVLLVKKGAKFIEVDAKGVRFATVDKAPRGVPLLKLTPDQSASLRRFGSDRLLREAVRVAGDLPENVSKDTRVVRVTSYDSISLELTRGRVVAWGSGEEGAVKARVLAALMKASPKAGHFDVSAPTAPAVSVS; encoded by the coding sequence GTGGCCGGAGGGACGACCGCCCAGCGCGGTGCGGGCAAGCGGGCGGACACCCCGGCCCGCCCGCCGCACATTGGCACCGAGAGGCGCCGGCCGAGCCGCCGTACACTGCTGATCCTGATCGCCGTCGCGGCGGCGCTGCTCACCGCGGGCGTCGTCTGGGTGCTCTACGGATCGTCCTGGCTGCGGGTGGAGCGCGTGAGCACCACCGGCGTCGGCGTGCTGACCCGTGCCGAGGTGGAGCGGGCGGCGGCGGTGCCGATCGGGGCTCCGCTGATTTCCGTGGACACGGGCGCCATGGAGAACAGGTTGCGCCAGAAGTTGTCTCGTATCGACAGAGTGGATGTCGTACGGTCATGGCCGCACGGCATCGGCCTTAAAGTGACCGAACGAAAGCCGGTCCTGTTGGTGAAAAAGGGCGCAAAGTTCATTGAAGTGGACGCGAAAGGCGTGCGCTTCGCGACGGTGGACAAAGCGCCCCGGGGCGTACCTCTGCTGAAATTGACACCTGATCAGTCAGCGAGTCTGCGCCGCTTCGGCAGTGACCGTCTGTTGCGGGAAGCGGTCCGGGTCGCGGGCGATCTTCCGGAGAACGTTTCCAAGGACACCAGGGTCGTACGGGTCACCTCGTACGACTCGATCTCCTTGGAGCTGACCCGGGGGCGCGTGGTGGCCTGGGGCAGTGGTGAAGAGGGCGCGGTGAAGGCGAGAGTCCTCGCCGCTCTCATGAAAGCCTCTCCCAAAGCGGGGCACTTCGACGTCAGTGCGCCCACCGCCCCTGCGGTTTCGGTGAGTTGA
- a CDS encoding YggT family protein produces the protein MGVARDVVYIALMCFLIVLIFRLVMDYVFQFARSWQPGKAMVVVLEATYTVTDPPLKLLRRFIPPLRLGGVALDLSFFVLMIIVYILIRVVVRL, from the coding sequence ATGGGCGTCGCACGGGATGTGGTCTATATCGCGCTGATGTGTTTCCTCATCGTGCTGATCTTCCGGCTGGTCATGGACTATGTCTTCCAGTTCGCACGTTCATGGCAACCCGGCAAGGCGATGGTGGTCGTTCTTGAGGCCACCTACACTGTCACCGATCCACCGCTCAAGCTTCTGCGGCGGTTCATTCCGCCGCTGCGTCTCGGGGGCGTGGCACTCGACCTGTCCTTCTTCGTTCTGATGATCATCGTCTACATCCTGATCCGAGTTGTGGTCAGGTTGTGA
- a CDS encoding DivIVA domain-containing protein produces MPLTPEDVRNKQFTTVRLREGYDEDEVDAFLDEVESELTRLLRENEDLRAKLAAATRAAAQNQQQQGMRKPEPQDRPGAPVPAAISGPPVQQQPPQMGPPQLPGGAPQLPAGPSGHGPQGGHGPGPQGPHGPGPMQGGPMGGPMGGPMGGHAQQQQMQQMQQQQQPQMQQPGQGPGGDSAARVLSLAQQTADQAIAEARSEANKIVGEARSRAEGLERDARAKADALERDAQEKHRVAMGSLESARATLERKVEDLRGFEREYRTRLKSYLESQLRQLETQADDSLAPPRTPATASLPPSPSLAPAGAGAMGHPMGGGNHGGHNSQQMGANASMGGAPSYGGQQQMSPAMTQPMAPVRPQAPQPMQQAPSPMRGFLIDEDDN; encoded by the coding sequence ATGCCGCTGACCCCCGAGGACGTGCGGAACAAGCAGTTCACGACCGTCCGCCTCCGAGAAGGCTATGACGAGGACGAGGTCGATGCCTTCCTCGACGAGGTCGAATCGGAGCTGACCCGTCTGCTCCGTGAGAACGAGGACCTGCGCGCCAAGCTGGCCGCCGCGACGCGTGCCGCCGCGCAGAACCAGCAGCAGCAGGGCATGCGCAAGCCGGAGCCGCAGGACCGGCCCGGTGCGCCCGTTCCCGCCGCCATATCCGGTCCGCCGGTGCAGCAGCAGCCCCCGCAGATGGGTCCGCCCCAACTGCCCGGTGGCGCGCCGCAGCTGCCCGCCGGTCCCAGTGGCCATGGCCCCCAGGGTGGCCACGGTCCCGGTCCGCAGGGCCCGCACGGCCCCGGACCGATGCAGGGCGGTCCCATGGGTGGCCCGATGGGCGGCCCCATGGGCGGTCACGCCCAGCAGCAGCAGATGCAGCAGATGCAACAGCAGCAGCAGCCGCAGATGCAGCAGCCCGGTCAGGGCCCCGGTGGCGACAGTGCCGCCCGTGTCCTCTCGCTCGCACAGCAGACCGCCGACCAGGCGATCGCGGAGGCCCGTTCCGAGGCCAACAAGATCGTCGGCGAGGCGCGCAGCCGTGCCGAGGGCCTGGAGCGCGACGCGCGTGCCAAGGCCGACGCGCTGGAGCGGGACGCGCAGGAGAAGCACCGCGTGGCGATGGGCTCGCTGGAGTCGGCCCGCGCGACGCTGGAGCGCAAGGTCGAGGACCTGCGGGGCTTCGAGCGCGAGTACCGGACCCGTCTGAAGTCCTACCTGGAGAGCCAGCTGCGTCAGCTGGAGACCCAGGCCGACGACTCGCTGGCTCCGCCGCGGACCCCGGCGACGGCCTCGCTGCCGCCGTCGCCCTCGCTGGCTCCGGCCGGTGCGGGAGCCATGGGTCACCCCATGGGTGGTGGCAACCACGGCGGGCACAACAGCCAGCAGATGGGCGCCAACGCGTCCATGGGCGGTGCGCCTTCGTACGGTGGCCAGCAGCAGATGTCGCCCGCGATGACGCAGCCGATGGCACCGGTGCGGCCGCAGGCGCCGCAGCCGATGCAGCAGGCGCCTTCGCCGATGCGTGGGTTCCTGATCGACGAGGACGACAACTGA
- the ftsZ gene encoding cell division protein FtsZ, which yields MAAPQNYLAVIKVIGVGGGGVNAINRMIEVGLKGVEFIAINTDAQALLMSDADVKLDVGRELTRGLGAGANPAVGRKAAEDHREEIEEVLKGADMVFVTAGEGGGTGTGGAPVVANIARSLGALTIGVVTRPFTFEGRRRANQAEDGIAELREEVDTLIVIPNDRLLSISDRQVSVLDAFKSADQVLLSGVQGITDLITTPGLINLDFADVKSVMSEAGSALMGIGSARGDDRAVAAAEMAISSPLLEASIDGARGVLLSISGGSDLGLFEINEAAQLVSEAAHPEANIIFGAVIDDALGDEVRVTVIAAGFDGGQPPARRENVLGANSSKREEPAAPVRAAEPVRQTSGLGSLPLREEAPAQAEPTPASSESQLPPVSAPHVPPARPYQDTQAEELDVPDFLK from the coding sequence GTGGCAGCACCGCAGAACTACCTCGCAGTCATCAAGGTCATCGGTGTCGGCGGCGGTGGTGTCAATGCCATCAACCGAATGATCGAGGTCGGTCTCAAGGGCGTCGAGTTCATCGCGATCAACACTGATGCGCAAGCCCTGTTGATGAGCGACGCCGACGTCAAGCTCGACGTCGGCCGTGAACTCACCCGTGGCCTCGGCGCCGGGGCAAACCCGGCCGTCGGTCGCAAGGCGGCAGAGGACCACCGTGAGGAGATCGAGGAGGTCCTCAAGGGGGCCGACATGGTCTTCGTCACCGCCGGAGAAGGCGGCGGCACCGGCACCGGCGGCGCACCCGTCGTCGCCAACATCGCGCGCTCGCTCGGCGCCCTGACGATCGGTGTGGTCACCCGCCCGTTCACTTTCGAGGGCCGGCGACGCGCGAACCAGGCGGAGGACGGCATCGCCGAACTCCGCGAAGAGGTCGACACCCTCATCGTCATTCCCAATGACCGACTGCTGTCCATCTCGGACCGCCAGGTCAGTGTGCTCGACGCGTTCAAGTCGGCCGACCAGGTACTGCTCTCGGGTGTCCAGGGCATCACCGACCTCATCACCACCCCCGGTCTGATCAACCTCGACTTCGCCGACGTCAAGTCGGTCATGTCCGAGGCGGGATCGGCGCTCATGGGGATCGGTTCGGCCCGCGGGGACGACCGCGCGGTGGCCGCCGCGGAGATGGCGATCTCCTCGCCGCTCCTGGAGGCGTCCATCGACGGCGCCCGTGGTGTCCTGCTCTCCATCTCCGGCGGCAGCGACCTCGGTCTCTTCGAGATCAACGAGGCCGCCCAGCTGGTGAGCGAGGCGGCGCACCCCGAGGCGAACATCATCTTCGGCGCCGTCATCGACGACGCGTTGGGCGACGAGGTACGGGTCACCGTGATCGCCGCGGGCTTCGACGGCGGGCAGCCGCCCGCCCGTCGCGAGAACGTCCTGGGGGCCAACTCCAGCAAGCGCGAGGAGCCGGCCGCGCCGGTACGGGCCGCCGAGCCCGTGCGCCAGACCAGCGGACTGGGATCCCTGCCGCTGCGCGAGGAGGCCCCGGCCCAGGCCGAGCCCACCCCGGCATCGAGCGAGAGCCAGCTTCCGCCGGTCTCCGCTCCGCACGTCCCGCCGGCCCGTCCCTACCAGGACACCCAGGCCGAAGAGCTGGATGTACCGGATTTCTTGAAGTGA
- the ileS gene encoding isoleucine--tRNA ligase: MTSPQYRQVPAQIDLPALEHAVLDFWRESKVFAKSLEQSEGRPEWVFYEGPPTANGMPGAHHIEARVFKDVFPRFRTMQGYHVGRKAGWDCHGLPVELAVEKELGFNGKNDIEAYGIAEFNAKCRESVTRHTDAFAELTTRMGYWVDLDDAYRTMDPEYIDSVWWSLKEIFNKDLLVQDHRVAPWCPRCGTGLSDHELAQGYETVVDPSVFVRFPLTSGPLAGEAALLVWTTTPWTLVSNTAVAVHPEVTYVVATNGEEKLVVARPLLEKALGEGWETTGESFTGAEMERWTYERPFTLLDFPAEAHYVVNADYVTTEDGTGLVHQSPAFGADDLVVCRSYGLPVVNPVRPDGTFEEDLPLIGGVFFKKADEALTEDLAARGKLFRHVPYEHSYPHCWRCHTALLYYAQPSWYIRTTAIKDRLLEENENTNWFPESVKNGRFGDWLNNNVDWALSRNRYWGTPLPIWRCEDNHLTCVGSRAELGELTGTDRTDLDPHRPFIDEITFTCSHENCQLEAYRVPEVIDAWYDAGSMPFAQWGYPYKNKEIFESRYPAQFISEAIDQTRGWFYTLMAVGTLVFDKSSYENVVCLGHILAEDGRKMSKHLGNILQPIPLMDQHGADAVRWFMAAGGSPWAARRVGHDTIQEVVRKTLLTYWNTVAFQALYARTSNWAPSSADPAPADRTVLDRWLLSELHALVDQVTQALDGYDTQRAGKLLSSFVDDLSNWYVRRSRRRFWQGDKAALRTLHEVIETVTRLMAPLTPFITERVWQDLIVPVGPDAPESVHLSTWPKPDLAAIDPALSTQMALVRRLVELGRATRAESGVKTRQPLSRALVGATGFETLSPELRAQITEELNVTSLASLSDVGGSLVDTTAKANFRALGKRFGKGVQAVAKAVADTDAAALSLALREGTASVEVDGEKVTLSPDEVIITETPREGWSVASDSGATVALDLEITPELRRAGLARDAIRLIQEARKNSGLDVADRIAVRWTSTSPATVEALTEHAPLIQDEVLALDYAQAEADDTYGTPFEDEGLSLTFRLRKTEQ, from the coding sequence ATGACATCGCCGCAGTACCGCCAGGTACCCGCCCAGATCGACCTGCCCGCGCTGGAGCACGCCGTGCTCGACTTCTGGCGCGAGAGCAAGGTCTTCGCCAAGAGCCTCGAACAGTCCGAGGGCCGCCCCGAGTGGGTCTTCTACGAGGGCCCGCCCACCGCCAACGGCATGCCCGGCGCGCACCACATCGAGGCCCGCGTCTTCAAGGACGTCTTCCCCCGCTTCCGCACCATGCAGGGCTACCACGTCGGCCGCAAGGCCGGCTGGGACTGCCACGGCCTGCCGGTCGAGCTCGCGGTCGAGAAGGAACTGGGCTTCAACGGCAAGAACGACATCGAGGCGTACGGCATCGCCGAGTTCAACGCCAAGTGCCGCGAGTCCGTGACCCGGCACACCGACGCCTTCGCCGAGCTGACGACCCGGATGGGGTACTGGGTCGACCTGGACGACGCGTACCGCACGATGGACCCCGAGTACATCGACTCCGTGTGGTGGTCGCTGAAGGAGATCTTCAACAAGGACCTGCTGGTCCAGGACCACCGGGTCGCCCCCTGGTGCCCGCGGTGCGGCACCGGGCTCTCCGACCACGAGCTGGCCCAGGGCTACGAGACGGTCGTCGACCCGTCGGTCTTCGTACGCTTCCCGCTGACGAGCGGCCCGCTGGCCGGCGAGGCCGCGCTCCTGGTCTGGACGACCACGCCCTGGACCCTGGTCTCCAACACCGCCGTCGCCGTGCACCCCGAGGTCACCTACGTCGTCGCGACGAACGGCGAGGAGAAGCTCGTCGTCGCGCGGCCCCTGCTGGAGAAGGCCCTCGGCGAGGGCTGGGAGACCACCGGCGAGTCCTTCACCGGCGCCGAGATGGAGCGCTGGACCTACGAGCGCCCGTTCACCCTGCTCGACTTCCCGGCCGAGGCCCACTACGTCGTCAACGCCGACTACGTGACCACCGAGGACGGTACGGGTCTGGTCCACCAGTCCCCCGCCTTCGGCGCCGACGACCTCGTCGTCTGCCGCTCCTACGGGCTCCCGGTCGTGAACCCGGTCCGCCCCGACGGGACCTTCGAGGAAGACCTGCCGCTGATCGGCGGCGTCTTCTTCAAGAAGGCCGACGAAGCGCTCACCGAGGACCTGGCCGCCCGCGGCAAGCTGTTCCGCCACGTCCCGTACGAGCACAGCTACCCGCACTGCTGGCGCTGCCACACCGCGCTGCTCTACTACGCGCAGCCGTCCTGGTACATCCGTACGACCGCGATCAAGGACCGGCTCCTCGAAGAGAACGAGAACACCAACTGGTTCCCCGAGTCGGTCAAGAACGGCCGCTTCGGCGACTGGCTGAACAACAACGTCGACTGGGCGCTGTCCCGCAACCGCTACTGGGGCACGCCGCTGCCCATCTGGCGCTGCGAGGACAACCACCTCACTTGTGTCGGCTCGCGCGCCGAGCTCGGTGAGCTGACCGGCACGGACCGGACGGACCTGGACCCGCACCGTCCGTTCATCGACGAGATCACGTTCACCTGCTCGCACGAGAACTGCCAGCTGGAGGCGTACCGCGTCCCCGAGGTCATCGACGCCTGGTACGACGCCGGTTCGATGCCGTTCGCGCAGTGGGGCTACCCGTACAAGAACAAGGAGATCTTCGAGAGCCGCTACCCGGCGCAGTTCATCTCGGAGGCCATCGACCAGACCCGCGGCTGGTTCTACACGCTCATGGCCGTGGGCACGCTGGTCTTCGACAAGTCGTCGTACGAGAACGTGGTGTGCCTCGGCCACATCCTCGCCGAGGACGGCCGCAAGATGTCCAAGCACCTGGGCAACATCCTCCAGCCCATCCCGCTGATGGACCAGCACGGTGCCGACGCGGTGCGCTGGTTCATGGCGGCGGGCGGCTCCCCGTGGGCGGCGCGGCGCGTGGGGCACGACACCATCCAGGAGGTCGTCCGCAAGACCCTCCTCACGTACTGGAACACGGTCGCCTTCCAGGCCCTGTACGCCCGTACGTCGAACTGGGCCCCCTCCTCCGCCGACCCGGCACCGGCGGACCGCACGGTCCTGGACCGCTGGCTGCTCAGCGAACTCCACGCACTGGTGGACCAGGTCACCCAGGCGCTGGACGGTTACGACACCCAGCGCGCCGGCAAGCTGCTCTCCTCTTTCGTGGACGACCTGTCCAACTGGTACGTCCGCCGCTCGCGCCGCCGCTTCTGGCAGGGCGACAAGGCGGCGCTGCGCACGCTGCACGAGGTCATCGAGACGGTGACCCGGCTGATGGCACCGCTGACCCCGTTCATCACGGAGCGGGTCTGGCAGGACCTGATCGTGCCGGTCGGCCCGGACGCCCCGGAGTCGGTGCACCTCTCCACCTGGCCGAAGCCGGACCTGGCGGCGATCGACCCCGCGCTGTCCACGCAGATGGCGCTGGTGCGCCGCCTGGTGGAGCTGGGCCGGGCCACCCGCGCCGAGTCGGGCGTCAAGACCCGCCAGCCGCTGTCCCGTGCCCTGGTGGGCGCCACCGGCTTCGAGACCCTCTCCCCCGAACTCCGCGCCCAGATCACCGAGGAGCTGAACGTCACCTCGCTGGCCTCCCTCTCGGACGTCGGCGGCTCGCTCGTCGACACGACGGCGAAGGCCAACTTCCGTGCCCTGGGCAAGCGGTTCGGCAAGGGCGTCCAGGCAGTGGCCAAGGCCGTCGCCGACACGGACGCGGCCGCGCTCTCCCTGGCCCTGCGCGAGGGTACGGCGTCGGTCGAGGTGGACGGCGAGAAGGTCACCCTCTCCCCCGACGAGGTGATCATCACCGAGACACCGCGTGAGGGCTGGTCGGTGGCCTCCGACTCGGGCGCCACGGTCGCCCTGGACCTGGAGATCACCCCGGAACTGCGGCGCGCGGGCCTGGCCCGTGACGCGATCCGCCTGATCCAGGAGGCCCGCAAGAACAGCGGCCTGGACGTGGCGGACCGGATCGCGGTGCGCTGGACGTCCACGTCCCCCGCCACGGTGGAGGCCCTGACCGAGCACGCGCCGCTGATCCAGGACGAGGTCCTGGCCCTGGACTACGCGCAGGCCGAGGCGGACGACACGTACGGCACCCCGTTCGAGGACGAGGGCCTGTCCCTCACCTTCCGCCTCCGCAAGACGGAGCAGTAA
- a CDS encoding cell division protein SepF, with the protein MAGAMRKMAVYLGLVEDDGYDGPGFDPDDEFEPEPEPERDRRRHQPAHQVERERERERDEPVRVVQPPAQREPVQLPAESGRPARIAPVASITPERPNMEKNAPVIMPKVVSEREPYRITTLHPRTYNEARTIGEHFREGTPVIMNLTEMDDTDAKRLVDFAAGLVFGLHGSIERVTQKVFLLSPANVDVTAEDKARIAEGGFFNQS; encoded by the coding sequence ATGGCCGGCGCGATGCGCAAGATGGCGGTCTACCTCGGCCTCGTGGAGGACGATGGGTACGACGGTCCGGGGTTCGACCCCGACGATGAATTCGAACCCGAGCCGGAGCCCGAGCGGGACCGGCGGCGGCATCAACCCGCGCACCAGGTGGAGCGGGAGCGCGAGCGCGAACGGGACGAACCGGTGCGAGTGGTGCAACCACCCGCGCAGCGCGAGCCGGTTCAGCTCCCCGCCGAAAGCGGACGACCCGCCCGAATCGCCCCCGTGGCGTCCATCACACCTGAACGCCCGAACATGGAGAAGAACGCACCGGTGATCATGCCCAAGGTTGTGTCCGAGCGGGAGCCTTACCGCATCACCACGCTTCACCCCAGGACCTACAACGAGGCCCGTACCATCGGGGAACACTTCCGTGAGGGCACTCCGGTGATCATGAATCTCACGGAGATGGACGACACGGATGCGAAGCGACTTGTCGACTTTGCCGCAGGACTCGTCTTCGGTCTCCATGGCAGCATTGAGCGCGTGACGCAGAAGGTGTTCCTGTTGTCGCCTGCTAACGTCGATGTCACGGCGGAGGACAAGGCCCGTATCGCAGAGGGCGGATTCTTCAACCAGAGCTGA
- a CDS encoding YggS family pyridoxal phosphate-dependent enzyme, with amino-acid sequence MTERRAQLAENLAQVEERIASACATAGRKREEVTLIVVTKTYPASDVRILHELGVRHVAENRDQDAAPKAAACADLSLTWHFVGQLQTNKVRSVASYADVVQSVDRAKLVTSLSAAAVRGERELDCLIQVALDADSGERGERGGVAPDAIEELAAAVDAAPGLRLGGLMTVAPLAGPYAGRQRAAFDRLMEFASRLRSDRPAATMVSAGMSADLEDAVAAGATHVRVGTAVLGVRPRLG; translated from the coding sequence ATGACGGAACGTAGGGCGCAACTAGCCGAAAATCTGGCACAGGTGGAGGAACGTATTGCTTCCGCTTGTGCAACAGCCGGTCGTAAAAGGGAAGAAGTGACCCTCATTGTGGTCACGAAGACCTATCCCGCGAGCGATGTGCGGATCTTGCACGAACTCGGTGTGCGTCACGTCGCGGAGAATCGCGATCAGGACGCGGCACCCAAAGCCGCCGCTTGTGCGGATCTGTCGCTGACGTGGCACTTTGTCGGACAATTGCAGACGAACAAGGTTCGTTCTGTGGCGAGTTATGCCGATGTCGTGCAGTCGGTGGACCGTGCCAAGTTGGTCACATCCCTGTCCGCGGCCGCGGTGCGCGGCGAACGCGAACTCGACTGCCTCATCCAGGTCGCCCTGGACGCGGACAGCGGCGAACGCGGTGAGCGCGGCGGTGTCGCGCCGGACGCGATCGAGGAGTTGGCCGCCGCGGTGGACGCCGCGCCGGGGCTCCGGCTCGGCGGTCTGATGACGGTCGCGCCGCTCGCCGGTCCGTACGCGGGGCGGCAACGGGCCGCTTTCGACCGGCTGATGGAATTCGCATCCCGCCTGCGCTCCGACCGTCCGGCTGCCACCATGGTCTCCGCGGGGATGAGTGCGGACCTCGAGGACGCGGTAGCGGCCGGAGCGACACATGTACGCGTCGGTACGGCGGTACTCGGAGTCCGACCCAGGCTCGGGTAA
- the pgeF gene encoding peptidoglycan editing factor PgeF, whose amino-acid sequence MIGRRHAVPAVHAVASADRAHFAFTDRWGGVSAAPYEELNLGGAVGDDPAAVRANRERAARHLGLDPAQVVWMNQVHGRDVAVVDGPWGETPEIPAVDAVVTARRGVPLAVLTADCTPVLLADPVAGVVAAAHAGRPGLVAGVVPAAIEAMIGLGAEPSRITAHTGPAVCGRCYEVPEGMRAEVAETVPASWSETSWGTPAVDVTAGVHAQLDALGVSDRHSSPFCTLESGDHFSYRRDRTTGRLAGYVWLD is encoded by the coding sequence GTGATAGGCCGGCGTCACGCAGTACCCGCGGTTCACGCGGTGGCCTCCGCGGATCGCGCGCACTTCGCCTTCACCGACAGGTGGGGCGGAGTGAGCGCCGCTCCGTACGAGGAGCTCAACCTCGGCGGCGCGGTCGGAGACGACCCCGCCGCCGTACGCGCGAACCGCGAGCGCGCCGCCCGTCACCTCGGTCTCGACCCGGCGCAGGTCGTCTGGATGAACCAGGTGCACGGGCGGGACGTGGCCGTGGTCGACGGACCCTGGGGCGAGACCCCGGAAATCCCGGCCGTGGACGCGGTGGTGACCGCCCGTCGCGGGGTCCCGCTCGCGGTTCTCACCGCCGACTGCACGCCCGTTCTGCTCGCCGACCCGGTCGCCGGAGTCGTCGCGGCGGCGCACGCGGGGCGGCCCGGTCTGGTCGCCGGAGTCGTACCGGCCGCGATCGAGGCCATGATCGGTCTCGGCGCCGAACCTTCCCGTATCACCGCGCACACCGGCCCGGCCGTGTGCGGGCGGTGCTACGAAGTCCCCGAGGGTATGCGGGCGGAGGTCGCGGAGACCGTTCCCGCCTCCTGGTCCGAGACCAGTTGGGGAACACCGGCCGTGGATGTCACCGCCGGAGTGCATGCCCAGCTCGACGCCCTCGGCGTGAGCGACCGGCACAGCTCCCCGTTCTGCACCCTGGAATCGGGCGACCATTTCTCGTACCGCCGCGACCGCACCACGGGGCGGCTCGCCGGATATGTCTGGTTGGACTGA
- the murG gene encoding undecaprenyldiphospho-muramoylpentapeptide beta-N-acetylglucosaminyltransferase: MHVVLAGGGTAGHIEPALALADALRRQDPTVGITALGTERGLETRLVPERGYELALIPAVPLPRKPTPELITVPGRLRGTIKAAEQILERTKADCVVGFGGYVALPGYLAAKRAGVPIVVHEANARPGLANKIGSRYAHGVAVSTPDSKLRGARYIGIPLRRTIATLDRARVRPEARAAFGLDPNLPTLLVSGGSQGARHLNEVVQRVAPLLQRSGIQILHVVGPKNELPRIDNMPGMPPYIPVPYVSRMDLAYAAADMMLCRAGAMTVAELSAVGLPAAYVPLPIGNGEQRLNAQPVVNAGGGLLVDDAALTPEWVQGNVLPVLSDPHRLYEMSRAAAEFGRRDADDLLVGMVYEAIAARRQA; the protein is encoded by the coding sequence GTGCATGTCGTACTCGCCGGCGGGGGGACCGCTGGCCACATCGAGCCCGCGCTTGCCCTCGCAGACGCCCTGCGCAGGCAGGACCCGACCGTGGGAATCACTGCCCTCGGCACGGAACGCGGACTTGAGACCAGGCTCGTACCCGAGCGGGGGTACGAACTGGCGCTCATCCCGGCCGTACCGCTGCCGCGCAAACCCACCCCCGAACTGATCACCGTCCCGGGACGGCTGCGCGGCACGATCAAGGCCGCCGAGCAGATCCTGGAGCGCACCAAGGCGGACTGCGTGGTCGGCTTCGGCGGCTACGTCGCCCTGCCCGGCTACCTCGCGGCCAAACGCGCCGGAGTGCCGATCGTCGTCCACGAGGCCAACGCCCGTCCTGGCCTGGCCAACAAGATCGGTTCGCGGTACGCGCACGGCGTCGCCGTCTCCACCCCGGACAGCAAGCTGCGGGGCGCCCGCTACATCGGCATCCCGCTGCGCCGCACCATCGCCACCCTGGACCGTGCCCGGGTCCGCCCCGAGGCGCGTGCCGCCTTCGGCCTGGACCCCAACCTGCCGACGCTGCTGGTCTCCGGCGGCTCGCAGGGCGCCCGGCACCTCAACGAGGTGGTCCAGCGCGTCGCGCCGCTGCTCCAGCGCTCCGGAATCCAGATCCTTCATGTGGTCGGCCCGAAGAATGAATTGCCGCGTATCGACAACATGCCCGGAATGCCGCCCTATATCCCGGTACCGTATGTGAGCCGGATGGACCTCGCGTACGCGGCGGCCGACATGATGCTCTGCCGCGCGGGCGCGATGACCGTCGCCGAACTCTCCGCCGTCGGGCTTCCCGCCGCCTACGTCCCGCTGCCCATCGGCAACGGCGAACAGCGGCTCAACGCCCAGCCGGTGGTCAACGCGGGCGGCGGCCTGCTGGTGGACGACGCGGCGCTCACCCCCGAGTGGGTGCAGGGCAACGTCCTTCCGGTGCTGTCCGATCCGCACCGGCTGTACGAGATGTCGCGCGCCGCCGCCGAGTTCGGCCGGCGCGATGCCGACGACCTGCTCGTCGGCATGGTGTACGAAGCGATTGCCGCACGCCGCCAGGCGTGA